One window of Desulfarculus baarsii DSM 2075 genomic DNA carries:
- the mtnA gene encoding S-methyl-5-thioribose-1-phosphate isomerase — protein MTIRPIYWQDEAVMILDQRLLPGKLVYLPCRDMRRVIHCIKTLAVRGAPAIGVAAAMGLVLAARAIKADDPAKFRAALARRAQVMAQARPTAVNLAWACGQMLETARAAEGEVSAIVEALYHKSQRMLEDDIAINQAMGRHGAALVPHGATILTHCNAGALATGGYGTALGVARAAAEAGKNPSVIADETRPLLQGARLTAWEMVQENIPVRVAPDSAVGVIMSRGMVDLVVVGADRIAMNGDVANKVGTFNVALQAQRHGVPFYVAAPLSTIDPGAKSADDIPIEERAAVEITKLGGRAIAAPGAGAINFAFDVTPNDLVTAIITEVGVLRPPYEKSLAQAKANEKIQGAGR, from the coding sequence GTGACGATCAGGCCCATATATTGGCAAGACGAGGCGGTGATGATCCTCGACCAGCGCCTGCTGCCGGGCAAGCTGGTCTACCTGCCCTGTCGTGACATGCGCCGGGTGATCCATTGCATCAAGACCCTGGCCGTGCGCGGCGCGCCAGCCATCGGCGTGGCCGCGGCCATGGGCCTGGTTCTGGCCGCCCGGGCGATCAAGGCCGACGATCCGGCCAAGTTTCGCGCCGCCCTGGCCCGCCGGGCCCAGGTCATGGCCCAGGCCCGGCCCACGGCGGTGAATCTGGCTTGGGCCTGTGGGCAAATGCTGGAGACGGCCCGCGCCGCCGAGGGCGAGGTGTCGGCCATCGTCGAGGCGCTGTATCACAAAAGCCAGCGCATGCTCGAAGACGACATCGCCATCAACCAGGCCATGGGCCGTCACGGCGCGGCGTTGGTCCCCCACGGGGCCACGATCCTGACCCACTGCAACGCCGGGGCCCTGGCCACTGGCGGCTACGGCACGGCCCTGGGCGTGGCGCGCGCCGCCGCCGAGGCCGGCAAGAACCCAAGCGTCATCGCCGACGAAACCAGGCCCCTGCTGCAAGGCGCGCGCCTGACGGCCTGGGAGATGGTCCAAGAGAACATCCCCGTGCGCGTGGCCCCGGACAGCGCCGTCGGTGTAATCATGAGTCGGGGCATGGTCGATCTGGTGGTGGTGGGCGCCGACCGCATCGCCATGAACGGCGACGTGGCCAACAAGGTGGGCACCTTCAACGTGGCCTTGCAGGCCCAGCGCCACGGCGTGCCCTTCTACGTGGCCGCGCCCCTTTCGACCATCGACCCCGGCGCCAAATCCGCTGACGACATCCCCATCGAGGAGCGTGCGGCCGTCGAGATAACCAAGCTCGGCGGCAGGGCAATTGCCGCGCCCGGAGCGGGGGCCATCAATTTCGCCTTCGACGTGACGCCCAACGACTTGGTCACGGCCATCATCACCGAAGTGGGCGTCCTGCGGCCGCCATATGAAAAATCCTTGGCCCAAGCCAAGGCCAATGAAAAAATACAAGGAGCCGGACGATGA
- a CDS encoding nicotinate phosphoribosyltransferase translates to MRPAALALHTDFYQLTMAASYFEHGLDQQATFSLFAHATPPERGYMVAAGLEDCLEYLENFRFSAEEIDYLRSLGRFSRGFVDYLAGMRFGGEVWAAPEGTVFFAEEPILELSASLIEAQLVETFLVNTVNHNSTIAAKAARCQQAAAGRACVDFSLRRTMGLDAGFAAARSSAIAGFGGTSNVAAAMALGLKPVGTMAHSFIQAVGDEKNAFDLFAQTFPDHTVLLVDTYDTARGLARAVETARTLAAQGHAMIGVRLDSGDLAAMSRLARQTLDAAGLERALVMVSGNLDEYRIADLLAAGAPIDMFGVGTRMGASADQPYTDFTFKLVAYQGRPTLKLSEGKMTWAGAKQIYRSHDAAGIISGDELCLRHEARPAKALLQPMMQGGRRLAPPVGWAAAQQVLQAELASLPAQCRLIRAPQPLAPTVSPLLRQVQDDARQAALAK, encoded by the coding sequence ATGCGCCCAGCAGCCTTGGCCCTGCACACCGATTTTTATCAACTGACCATGGCCGCCAGCTATTTTGAGCACGGGCTGGACCAGCAAGCCACCTTCAGCCTCTTTGCCCACGCCACGCCGCCGGAGCGGGGCTACATGGTGGCCGCCGGTCTGGAAGACTGCCTGGAATACCTGGAAAACTTCCGTTTCAGCGCCGAGGAGATCGACTATCTGCGTTCGCTGGGCCGCTTCAGCCGGGGGTTCGTCGACTACTTGGCGGGAATGCGCTTTGGCGGCGAGGTCTGGGCCGCGCCCGAGGGCACGGTGTTTTTCGCCGAGGAGCCCATCCTCGAACTGAGCGCCTCGTTGATCGAGGCCCAGCTCGTCGAGACGTTTCTGGTCAACACCGTCAACCACAACAGCACCATCGCCGCCAAGGCCGCCCGCTGCCAGCAGGCCGCCGCCGGCCGCGCCTGCGTGGATTTCAGCCTGCGCCGCACCATGGGCCTGGACGCCGGCTTCGCCGCGGCGCGTTCTTCGGCCATCGCCGGCTTTGGCGGCACCAGCAACGTGGCCGCGGCCATGGCCCTGGGGCTCAAGCCCGTGGGCACCATGGCCCATTCGTTCATCCAGGCCGTGGGCGACGAAAAAAACGCCTTTGATCTGTTCGCCCAGACATTCCCCGATCACACGGTGCTGTTGGTCGACACCTACGACACCGCCCGGGGCCTGGCGCGGGCGGTGGAGACGGCCCGAACCCTGGCCGCCCAGGGTCACGCCATGATCGGCGTGCGCCTGGATTCGGGCGATCTGGCGGCCATGAGCCGCCTGGCCCGCCAGACGCTCGACGCGGCCGGCCTGGAGCGCGCGCTGGTGATGGTCTCGGGCAACCTGGACGAATATCGCATCGCCGATCTTTTGGCCGCCGGCGCGCCCATCGACATGTTCGGCGTGGGCACCAGGATGGGCGCCTCGGCCGACCAGCCCTACACCGACTTCACCTTCAAGCTGGTGGCCTACCAGGGCCGGCCCACCCTCAAGCTCAGCGAGGGCAAGATGACCTGGGCCGGGGCCAAGCAGATCTACCGCTCCCACGACGCCGCCGGGATCATCAGCGGCGACGAGCTTTGCCTGCGCCACGAAGCCCGCCCGGCCAAGGCCCTCCTGCAACCGATGATGCAAGGCGGCCGCCGCCTGGCGCCGCCCGTCGGCTGGGCAGCGGCCCAGCAGGTGCTGCAAGCCGAGTTGGCCAGCCTGCCAGCCCAATGCCGGCTCATCCGCGCGCCGCAACCCCTGGCCCCGACCGTCAGCCCGTTGCTGCGCCAGGTGCAAGACGACGCCCGCCAAGCCGCCCTGGCTAAGTGA
- the gatB gene encoding Asp-tRNA(Asn)/Glu-tRNA(Gln) amidotransferase subunit GatB has protein sequence MDYEAVIGLEVHAQLLTRSKIFCGCSTSFGQPPNSNVCPVCLGMPGVLPVLNQQVVELAMRAALATGCQVAERSVWARKNYFYPDLPKGYQISQYELPLAQHGRLEITVDGQEKCVGITRIHMEEDAGKLVHDPSLPQSYVDLNRTGVPLIEIVSEPDMRSPEEAGAYLRALRDILVYLEVCDGNMEEGSFRCDANVSIRPLGQEKLGTRAELKNMNSFRNVMKAIDYEIRRQKAILDEGGQVIQQTRLWDDAAGKTVAMRGKEEAHDYRYFPDPDLLPLEIAPAWLARVGQGLPELPAAKRQRFQQAHGLSAYDAEVLCAERALADYFEAAVNAGAPAKAAANWIMSDLLGALRAEGQAIGQCAVTPQALAELLALVASGQISGKIAKDIFPLMLETGQSAATIVEQKGLRQVSDSGELQAVLERIIAESPKEAEGYRAGKKKLMGYFVGQVMKATKGQANPQAVNELVEKLLGD, from the coding sequence ATGGACTATGAAGCGGTTATCGGGCTGGAGGTCCATGCCCAGCTCCTGACCCGATCCAAGATTTTCTGCGGCTGCTCCACCAGTTTCGGCCAGCCGCCCAACAGCAATGTCTGCCCGGTCTGCCTGGGCATGCCCGGCGTTTTGCCGGTGCTGAATCAACAGGTGGTCGAGCTGGCCATGCGCGCGGCCCTGGCCACCGGCTGCCAGGTGGCTGAGCGCAGCGTCTGGGCCCGCAAAAACTACTTTTATCCCGACCTGCCCAAGGGCTACCAGATCAGCCAATACGAGCTGCCATTGGCCCAGCACGGTCGGCTGGAGATAACCGTCGACGGCCAGGAAAAATGCGTGGGCATCACACGCATTCACATGGAGGAAGACGCCGGCAAGCTGGTCCACGACCCCAGCCTGCCCCAGAGCTACGTCGACCTCAACCGCACGGGCGTGCCGCTGATCGAGATCGTCAGCGAGCCCGACATGCGCTCGCCCGAGGAGGCCGGGGCCTATCTGCGGGCCCTGCGCGACATCTTGGTCTATCTGGAGGTCTGCGACGGCAACATGGAGGAGGGCTCTTTCCGCTGCGACGCCAACGTCAGCATCCGGCCCCTGGGCCAGGAAAAGCTGGGCACCCGCGCCGAGCTGAAAAACATGAACTCCTTCCGCAACGTGATGAAGGCCATCGACTACGAGATTCGCCGGCAAAAGGCCATCCTCGACGAGGGCGGCCAGGTGATCCAGCAGACCAGGCTCTGGGACGACGCCGCCGGCAAGACCGTGGCCATGCGCGGCAAGGAAGAAGCCCACGATTATCGCTACTTCCCCGACCCCGACCTGCTGCCGCTGGAGATCGCGCCGGCCTGGTTGGCCCGCGTGGGACAAGGCCTGCCCGAGTTGCCGGCGGCCAAACGCCAGCGCTTCCAGCAGGCCCACGGCCTGTCGGCCTACGACGCCGAGGTGCTCTGCGCCGAGCGGGCCCTGGCTGATTATTTCGAGGCCGCCGTCAACGCCGGCGCGCCGGCCAAGGCCGCGGCCAACTGGATCATGAGCGATCTGCTGGGCGCGCTGCGGGCCGAGGGACAGGCCATCGGCCAGTGCGCCGTGACGCCCCAGGCCCTGGCCGAACTGCTGGCCCTGGTGGCCTCGGGCCAGATCAGCGGCAAGATAGCCAAGGACATCTTTCCGCTGATGCTGGAGACTGGCCAGAGCGCGGCGACCATTGTCGAGCAAAAAGGCCTGCGCCAGGTCTCCGACAGCGGCGAGTTGCAAGCGGTCTTGGAACGGATCATCGCCGAAAGCCCCAAGGAGGCCGAGGGCTACCGAGCCGGCAAGAAAAAACTGATGGGCTATTTCGTGGGCCAGGTGATGAAGGCCACCAAGGGTCAGGCCAATCCCCAGGCCGTCAACGAATTGGTCGAAAAGCTGCTGGGAGATTGA
- a CDS encoding sigma-54-dependent transcriptional regulator — MREPLVANQMKILVIDDDPALRDACREILRRQGHHVELAEGGRGGLALLGKFAFDVIMLDLRMPDIDGMTVLRRIIEQDPHAVVIIISGHGSIERAVEAMKLGAFDFVSKPFTPDRLRGAVEKAREKRQLILENAYLKDEIKRRSPTRMIYRSAAIEKIMDLARRVAMSDATVLLTGQSGTGKGILARIIHELSARRSSPFVAVDCSTLVPTLFESELFGHVKGSFTGADADKMGKFELSDGGTLFFDEVANISWEIQAKLLKAVEDRAVCRVGSNRLISVDTRLVAATNQNLAQAVQAGTFRQDLFYRLNVVHIELPPLKDRPEDVPVLAEYFLDRYRYRSPSRVRGFAPQAMEALARQPWPGNVRELENAVQRLAVLAGGELITLADIEAGSPAAVHSGADDGELLSLAELEKRQIIRAMNRLAGHRGEMAKALGIDRKTLRLKIRKYGLEDQGPDAD; from the coding sequence GTGAGGGAGCCCTTGGTAGCCAACCAGATGAAAATATTGGTCATTGACGATGATCCCGCCCTGCGCGACGCTTGCCGCGAGATTTTGCGCCGTCAGGGCCACCACGTGGAGCTGGCCGAGGGCGGCAGGGGCGGCCTGGCCCTTCTGGGCAAGTTCGCCTTTGACGTGATCATGCTCGACCTGCGCATGCCAGACATCGACGGCATGACCGTCCTGCGGCGCATCATCGAACAAGACCCCCACGCGGTGGTGATCATCATCAGTGGTCACGGCTCCATCGAGCGGGCGGTGGAGGCCATGAAGCTGGGGGCCTTTGATTTTGTCAGCAAGCCTTTCACGCCCGACCGCCTGCGGGGCGCGGTGGAAAAGGCCCGAGAAAAACGCCAGCTCATCCTCGAAAACGCCTACCTCAAAGACGAAATCAAACGCCGCAGCCCCACCCGCATGATCTATCGCTCCGCGGCCATCGAAAAGATCATGGACCTGGCCCGACGCGTGGCCATGTCCGACGCCACCGTCTTGCTCACCGGCCAGAGCGGCACCGGCAAGGGCATCCTGGCCCGCATCATCCACGAGCTGTCGGCGCGGCGCTCCTCGCCATTCGTGGCCGTGGACTGCTCGACCCTGGTGCCGACGCTTTTCGAGTCCGAGCTTTTCGGCCACGTCAAGGGCTCTTTCACCGGGGCCGACGCCGACAAGATGGGCAAGTTCGAGCTTTCCGACGGCGGCACGCTGTTTTTCGACGAGGTGGCCAACATCAGCTGGGAGATTCAGGCCAAGCTGCTCAAGGCCGTCGAGGACCGCGCCGTCTGCCGGGTGGGCTCCAACCGTCTGATCTCGGTGGACACCCGCCTGGTGGCCGCCACCAACCAGAATTTGGCCCAGGCCGTCCAGGCCGGAACCTTTCGCCAGGATCTTTTCTATCGGCTCAACGTCGTGCACATCGAGCTGCCGCCGCTCAAGGATCGGCCCGAGGACGTGCCCGTTCTGGCCGAATATTTTCTGGACCGCTATCGCTACCGCAGCCCCTCGCGGGTGCGCGGCTTCGCGCCCCAGGCCATGGAGGCCCTGGCCCGCCAGCCCTGGCCGGGCAACGTGCGCGAGCTGGAAAACGCCGTCCAGCGCCTGGCCGTGCTGGCCGGCGGCGAGCTGATCACCCTGGCCGACATCGAGGCCGGCTCGCCGGCGGCGGTCCACAGCGGCGCGGACGACGGCGAGCTGCTTTCGCTGGCCGAGCTGGAAAAACGCCAGATCATCCGGGCCATGAACCGCCTGGCCGGCCATCGCGGCGAGATGGCCAAGGCCCTGGGCATCGACCGCAAGACGCTGCGCCTCAAGATCCGCAAATATGGCCTGGAAGACCAGGGCCCCGACGCCGACTGA
- a CDS encoding universal stress protein, with the protein MDKKIIIAVDGSAECDRAVDYVGLMEGAMIKDLMVTLFFVMNPVPQFLRREAHKDPESYKRLKELQSRNRQQADAVLGQAKARLMRHGLPEERIETKALPRNADAARDILFEAEQGLYDALVLGRRGLSKAQEFFVGSVTNKIVQHAERVPVWIVGGRVHSLKILCAVDGSEGSLRAVDHMAFMLGGNPECQITLFHVGASLANYCSIDFDAPLDGELEGDIMKSDGECMADFYHRAVKVLEESGIAADQIETRTHENARSVTTAIVNEVKNGDYGTVVVGRRGENRSFFLGHVSDKVVAKCADVAVWVVG; encoded by the coding sequence ATGGACAAAAAAATCATCATAGCCGTTGACGGTTCGGCCGAGTGCGATCGGGCCGTGGACTATGTGGGCCTCATGGAAGGGGCCATGATCAAGGATTTGATGGTCACCTTGTTTTTCGTGATGAATCCGGTGCCGCAATTCTTGCGGCGCGAGGCCCACAAGGATCCCGAGTCGTACAAGCGGCTCAAGGAGTTGCAAAGCCGCAACCGTCAGCAGGCCGACGCCGTCCTGGGCCAGGCCAAGGCCCGCCTGATGCGCCACGGCCTACCCGAGGAGCGCATCGAGACCAAGGCCCTGCCGCGCAACGCCGACGCCGCCCGCGACATCCTTTTCGAGGCCGAGCAAGGCCTCTACGACGCCCTGGTCCTGGGCCGGCGCGGCCTGTCCAAGGCCCAGGAGTTTTTCGTGGGCAGCGTCACCAACAAGATCGTCCAGCACGCCGAACGCGTGCCGGTGTGGATCGTCGGTGGCCGCGTGCACAGCCTGAAGATCCTCTGCGCGGTGGACGGCTCGGAGGGGTCGCTACGCGCGGTCGATCACATGGCCTTCATGCTGGGCGGCAACCCGGAGTGCCAGATCACCCTCTTCCACGTCGGGGCGTCGTTGGCCAACTATTGCTCCATCGATTTCGACGCGCCCCTGGATGGCGAACTGGAAGGCGACATCATGAAAAGCGACGGCGAGTGCATGGCCGACTTTTACCATCGCGCCGTGAAAGTCCTTGAGGAATCGGGCATCGCCGCCGACCAGATCGAGACCAGAACCCACGAAAACGCTCGCAGCGTGACCACGGCCATCGTCAACGAGGTCAAAAACGGCGACTACGGCACGGTGGTGGTGGGCCGTCGCGGCGAAAACCGTTCGTTCTTCCTGGGCCACGTCAGCGACAAGGTCGTGGCCAAGTGCGCCGACGTGGCCGTGTGGGTGGTTGGTTAG
- a CDS encoding branched-chain amino acid aminotransferase: MNIAKTLKPKDQLKPKPADENNLGFGRIFTDHMLLMDYQTGKGWHNPRVEPYGPFTLDPAAMIFHYGQEVFEGLKAYRGEGGHVYMFRPAANIERMNRSCDRLCIPALPNEVVLEAMYELIRVEQDWIPRAEGTSLYVRPTIIATEACLGVKTSATYLFYIITGPVGAYYAEGFNPVRIWVEEKYVRAAIGGTGEAKTSGNYASSLKAATEAHEKGFTQVLWLNACDRQSIEEVGTMNIFFKIAGEVITSPLDGSILPGVTRDSVLALCRHWGMNVSERQLTIDDIIAAAKAGTLEEAFGTGTAAVISPVGSIHFKGQDYQVADGQTGALSLKLYDEITGIQLGKKPDPFGWVVKVA, translated from the coding sequence ATGAACATCGCCAAAACCCTCAAACCCAAAGACCAATTGAAGCCCAAACCGGCCGACGAAAACAACCTGGGCTTCGGCCGGATCTTCACCGATCACATGCTGCTGATGGACTACCAGACCGGCAAGGGCTGGCACAACCCCCGCGTGGAGCCCTATGGGCCCTTCACCCTGGACCCGGCGGCGATGATCTTTCACTATGGCCAGGAGGTCTTCGAGGGCCTCAAGGCCTATCGCGGCGAGGGCGGCCACGTCTACATGTTCCGCCCGGCGGCCAACATCGAGCGCATGAACCGCTCGTGCGACCGGCTGTGCATCCCGGCCCTGCCCAACGAGGTGGTGCTGGAGGCCATGTACGAGCTGATCCGCGTCGAGCAGGACTGGATCCCCCGCGCCGAGGGCACCAGCCTCTACGTGCGGCCGACGATCATCGCCACCGAGGCCTGCCTGGGCGTCAAGACCAGCGCCACGTATCTGTTCTACATCATCACCGGGCCGGTGGGGGCCTACTACGCCGAGGGCTTCAACCCGGTGCGCATCTGGGTCGAGGAAAAATACGTGCGCGCGGCCATCGGCGGCACCGGCGAGGCCAAGACGTCGGGCAACTACGCCTCCAGCCTCAAGGCGGCCACCGAGGCCCACGAAAAGGGCTTCACCCAGGTGCTGTGGCTCAACGCCTGCGACCGCCAGAGCATCGAGGAAGTGGGCACGATGAACATCTTCTTCAAGATCGCCGGCGAAGTGATCACCTCGCCCCTGGACGGCTCGATCCTGCCCGGCGTGACCCGCGACTCGGTGCTGGCCCTGTGCCGCCACTGGGGCATGAACGTCAGTGAGCGCCAACTGACCATCGACGACATCATCGCCGCGGCCAAGGCCGGCACGCTGGAGGAGGCCTTCGGCACGGGCACCGCCGCGGTGATCAGCCCGGTGGGCTCGATCCACTTCAAGGGCCAGGATTACCAGGTGGCCGACGGTCAGACCGGGGCGCTCAGCCTCAAGCTCTATGACGAGATCACCGGCATTCAGCTTGGCAAAAAGCCCGATCCCTTCGGCTGGGTGGTCAAAGTGGCCTGA
- a CDS encoding response regulator, giving the protein MPEPGSDPFSPENTRVLIIDDEASMREACQEVLRREGFQTTIAGEGGEGLRLVRELKPHVIFVDLKMPGMAGLELLDHIGLAAPGAVLVVVTAYATVSLAMAALRHGAFDFLAKPFTPDELRLMASRAQEQRRLLERGQRLQNERDQAKRRFMELVTGEVNEPLRAALAELRGLCEKLADRPAALAQAQNASERLRRLLEMVQHLSA; this is encoded by the coding sequence ATGCCCGAGCCCGGCAGCGACCCCTTCAGCCCCGAAAACACGCGCGTTCTGATAATCGATGACGAGGCGTCCATGCGCGAGGCCTGCCAGGAGGTTCTGCGCCGCGAAGGGTTCCAGACGACCATCGCCGGCGAGGGCGGCGAGGGCCTGCGCTTGGTCCGCGAACTCAAGCCCCATGTCATCTTCGTGGACCTGAAGATGCCGGGCATGGCCGGCCTGGAGCTTCTGGACCACATCGGCCTGGCCGCGCCGGGGGCGGTGCTGGTGGTCGTGACGGCCTACGCCACCGTCAGCCTGGCCATGGCGGCCCTGCGCCACGGGGCCTTCGACTTTCTGGCCAAGCCCTTCACGCCCGACGAACTGCGCCTGATGGCCAGCCGGGCACAGGAGCAGCGCCGCCTGCTGGAGCGCGGCCAGCGCTTGCAAAACGAGCGCGATCAGGCCAAGCGCCGCTTCATGGAGCTGGTCACCGGCGAGGTCAACGAGCCGCTGCGGGCGGCCCTGGCCGAACTGCGTGGGCTCTGCGAAAAGCTGGCCGACCGGCCGGCGGCCCTGGCCCAGGCCCAGAACGCCAGCGAGCGCCTGCGCCGCCTGCTGGAGATGGTCCAGCATCTTTCGGCCTGA
- a CDS encoding IS481 family transposase produces MTTEKKVARRKLSLLELAGELSNVSRACKLMGYSRQQFYEIRRNFQTYGAQGLVDRLPGPKGPHPNRVEAEVEAAIMAYSLEYPTHGALRVSQQLALRGVQVSSGGVRGVWSRHEMLTRHERLLRLEQSVRAQDIQLSDEQIRALERFSPEFRDRHIEARHTGALVAVDTFFVGALKGVGKVYLQSVIDCHSRHAWGRLYTSKLPVTAVHVLNEEVLPCFEAHDAVIETVLSDNGREFCGRPDQHPYELFLQLEGIEHRTTRVRRPQSNGFVERLHRTLLDEHFRIKGRQKWYETLDEMQADLDEYLRHYNHERAHQGRNMNGRTPSQAFLEGLPGRKKPKEKASQKAA; encoded by the coding sequence ATGACCACGGAGAAGAAGGTAGCACGAAGGAAGCTGAGTCTGCTAGAGCTTGCTGGGGAATTGAGCAACGTCAGCCGGGCCTGCAAACTGATGGGCTACTCGCGGCAGCAGTTTTACGAGATTCGGCGCAATTTCCAGACCTACGGCGCACAGGGCCTTGTGGACCGTTTGCCCGGCCCCAAGGGGCCGCATCCCAATCGTGTGGAAGCGGAGGTTGAGGCGGCGATCATGGCTTACAGCCTGGAGTATCCGACCCACGGAGCGCTTCGCGTGTCGCAGCAATTGGCCCTTCGCGGCGTGCAAGTGAGTTCCGGCGGCGTGCGAGGCGTGTGGAGTCGCCACGAGATGCTCACGCGGCACGAGCGTCTTTTGCGTCTCGAGCAATCGGTTCGCGCCCAGGACATTCAACTCAGCGACGAGCAGATTCGGGCTTTGGAGCGCTTCAGCCCGGAGTTTCGCGACCGCCACATCGAGGCCCGGCACACCGGGGCCCTGGTGGCGGTGGACACGTTTTTCGTTGGCGCGCTCAAGGGCGTGGGCAAGGTGTATCTACAATCGGTCATCGACTGCCACAGCCGCCACGCCTGGGGTCGCCTGTACACCAGCAAGCTTCCGGTCACGGCGGTGCATGTGCTCAACGAGGAAGTGCTGCCGTGCTTTGAGGCCCACGACGCGGTGATTGAGACGGTGCTTTCGGACAATGGGCGAGAGTTTTGCGGCCGGCCAGACCAGCATCCGTATGAGCTGTTTCTGCAGCTTGAGGGGATCGAACACCGCACCACCAGGGTGCGTCGGCCTCAGAGCAATGGCTTCGTGGAACGGCTTCACCGGACGCTCTTGGACGAGCATTTCCGGATCAAGGGCCGTCAGAAATGGTATGAAACCTTGGATGAGATGCAGGCCGACTTGGATGAGTATCTGCGCCATTACAACCATGAGCGGGCGCACCAGGGCCGGAACATGAACGGCAGGACGCCGAGTCAGGCTTTCCTGGAGGGCCTGCCCGGGCGTAAGAAGCCCAAGGAAAAGGCGTCCCAAAAGGCCGCCTAA
- a CDS encoding MFS transporter produces the protein MQRTADDKLLLILGLAVFVAMLGVGSIVPFLSIYGQRLGASGALIGLIFSAFSFSRGLFAPLVGLVSDRVGRKLFIALGLAGNVGAAVALLFAQSAWDLLFCRMAQGVFAAMILPVCLALVADLTPAGQEGRYVGGFNTAFLLGFGLGPFLGGVVYDVWDMAGNLYLMGGFSLLALAAVWLGVREPRGGRGKIGGASHGMRLYADRAFVGLMLARVGMAAGMGCFIAFLPLLAVEKGLAQAQVGTLLGLNVIVMVAVQRPGGALADRWPRLPLALAGLVASGACKAALPLCDGFWQMAGAALLEGLGSGLGLPPLMALVIGRGKDLGVEMGATMGAFTLALSLGVFAGPPVGGWLADQAGQAGPLYFAGAVTIVGALAMAALTGSARVGLGRS, from the coding sequence ATGCAGCGCACAGCCGACGACAAGTTATTGCTGATCCTGGGCCTGGCCGTGTTCGTGGCCATGCTGGGCGTGGGCTCGATCGTGCCGTTTTTGTCGATCTACGGCCAGCGCCTGGGGGCCTCGGGCGCGCTGATAGGCTTGATTTTCAGCGCCTTTTCCTTTAGCCGGGGGCTGTTCGCGCCGCTGGTGGGCCTGGTCTCCGACCGGGTGGGCCGCAAGCTGTTCATCGCCCTGGGCCTGGCCGGCAACGTGGGCGCGGCGGTGGCGCTGCTGTTTGCCCAGAGCGCCTGGGATTTGCTGTTTTGCCGCATGGCCCAGGGCGTGTTCGCGGCGATGATCTTGCCGGTGTGCCTGGCCCTGGTGGCCGATCTGACGCCGGCCGGCCAGGAGGGCCGCTATGTTGGTGGCTTCAACACAGCGTTTTTGCTGGGCTTTGGCCTGGGGCCATTTTTGGGTGGCGTGGTTTACGACGTCTGGGACATGGCCGGCAACCTTTATCTGATGGGCGGTTTCAGCCTGCTGGCGCTGGCGGCGGTGTGGCTGGGCGTGCGCGAGCCGCGCGGCGGCCGGGGCAAGATCGGCGGGGCCAGCCACGGCATGCGCCTCTACGCCGACCGGGCGTTCGTGGGCCTGATGCTGGCGCGGGTGGGCATGGCCGCGGGCATGGGCTGTTTCATCGCTTTTTTGCCGCTGCTGGCCGTGGAAAAAGGCCTAGCCCAGGCCCAGGTCGGCACGCTTTTGGGCCTCAACGTCATCGTGATGGTGGCGGTGCAGCGGCCCGGTGGGGCCTTGGCCGACCGCTGGCCTCGGCTGCCGCTGGCGCTGGCTGGCTTGGTGGCCTCTGGCGCGTGCAAGGCGGCGCTGCCGCTGTGCGACGGCTTTTGGCAGATGGCCGGGGCGGCGCTGCTGGAGGGCCTGGGCTCGGGTCTGGGCCTGCCGCCGCTGATGGCCCTGGTCATCGGCCGGGGCAAGGATTTGGGCGTGGAGATGGGCGCGACCATGGGCGCGTTCACCTTGGCGCTGAGCCTGGGCGTGTTTGCCGGGCCGCCGGTGGGCGGCTGGCTGGCCGATCAGGCCGGCCAGGCCGGGCCGTTGTACTTCGCCGGCGCGGTGACGATCGTCGGCGCGCTGGCCATGGCGGCGCTCACCGGTTCGGCGCGGGTGGGCCTTGGCCGGTCTTGA